One genomic window of Solanum stenotomum isolate F172 chromosome 9, ASM1918654v1, whole genome shotgun sequence includes the following:
- the LOC125877332 gene encoding uncharacterized protein LOC125877332 codes for MVADSRAKMSKFISGVSEILVNKCQTTMFIHDMDISHLMVHAQQIDEEKLKEKLKEVKRDKIGDGNFSNARVSNLKPQGRNDSGSSLPMSNCTKCGRKHKGKYLLDTDGCGKSGHKMRDCSILTDRGRKGKQAPRSGSNSNAPKQNRFYALQT; via the exons ATGGTTGCGGATTCAAGGGCtaagatgagtaagtttattTCGGGTGTGTCTGAAATATTGGTTAATAAGTGTCAAACCACTATGTTCATTCATGATATGGACATCTCTCATCTCATGGTACATGCACAACAAATTGATGAGgagaaactcaaggaaaagTTGAAGGAGGTAAAAAGGGATAAGATCGGTGATGGAAATTTCTCTAATGCAAG GGTATCTAACCTTAAGCCTCAAGGAAGGAATGatagtggatcttcattgcctaTGTCTAATTGtactaagtgtgggaggaagcacaAGGGTAAGTACCTACTTGACACGGATGgttgtggtaaaagtggtcATAAAATGAGGGATTGCTCGATTCTTACGGATAGAGGAAGAAAGGGCAAGCAAGCTCCTCGTAGTGGTTCGAATTCCAATGCTCCTAAGCAAAATCGCTTCTATGCTCTGCAAACCTGA